The following proteins are encoded in a genomic region of Brachyspira pilosicoli:
- a CDS encoding DNA polymerase III subunit delta', with protein sequence MAKVLGQTTPLKIMSGIYKSGRLHHAYLFYGEEGVGKYESALNYAKVLLCERNNGTYCDECESCKMIDNYKHPDVVVAGTDERFRNAEIYFNQYLEYKLPHLFNNFYTECRSILYKVESMLFDSYDNYPSSEPKEYMLGNKKESSRYALIEPYYLAVNYTLNELNEDNVEFIDSIFRTKSKDALNIVKAKGGKKKYSIDGDFFTALKKIHYNIIHTVIPLDTIRNIIEMTYRKPRLGRKRVVIIEGIELMDKRAPNIFLRTLEEPSDNNIFILITSDTNKLVQDGMKPLISRMMELKFASLSENTLRSILMKRLRLNEEKTALALQYSSGSMSKAIKYLLDKKSNTSDNIREVLLSFIDASLNNNASKVSSIITLLSEGEYDILDTIRELINILKKSLEDKYLEIENRSYILPNSVSDISIIWAIDELDYLVNSLLNTNSQPKMILYKALSNIYIWLNNY encoded by the coding sequence TTGGCTAAAGTATTAGGGCAAACAACACCTTTAAAAATAATGTCTGGCATATATAAAAGCGGCAGGCTTCATCATGCTTATTTGTTTTATGGGGAAGAGGGAGTTGGAAAATATGAAAGTGCTTTAAATTATGCTAAAGTGCTTTTGTGCGAAAGAAACAATGGCACTTATTGCGATGAATGTGAATCTTGTAAGATGATAGATAATTATAAGCACCCTGATGTAGTAGTTGCTGGCACTGATGAGCGGTTTAGAAATGCTGAAATATATTTTAATCAGTATTTAGAATATAAACTTCCTCATTTGTTTAATAATTTTTATACAGAATGCCGTTCTATACTCTATAAAGTGGAATCTATGCTTTTTGATAGTTATGATAATTACCCTTCAAGCGAACCGAAAGAGTATATGCTTGGAAACAAAAAAGAAAGCTCCAGATATGCCTTAATAGAGCCTTACTATTTGGCTGTTAATTACACATTAAATGAGCTTAACGAGGATAATGTTGAGTTTATAGATTCTATTTTTAGAACTAAATCAAAAGATGCACTTAATATAGTTAAAGCAAAAGGCGGTAAAAAGAAATATTCTATAGATGGTGATTTTTTTACAGCATTAAAGAAAATACATTATAATATAATTCATACAGTTATACCATTAGATACAATTAGAAACATAATAGAGATGACATACAGAAAACCAAGATTAGGCAGAAAGAGGGTAGTGATAATAGAGGGTATAGAATTAATGGATAAAAGAGCTCCCAATATATTTTTGCGTACTTTAGAAGAGCCTTCAGATAATAATATATTTATTTTGATAACTTCAGATACAAATAAATTAGTTCAAGATGGAATGAAGCCTTTAATATCACGTATGATGGAGCTTAAGTTTGCATCGCTTTCTGAAAATACTTTAAGGTCCATATTAATGAAAAGATTAAGACTAAATGAAGAAAAAACGGCCTTAGCACTTCAATATTCTTCAGGAAGTATGTCTAAAGCTATAAAATATTTGCTTGACAAAAAATCAAATACAAGCGATAATATTAGAGAAGTATTATTGTCTTTCATAGATGCAAGTTTAAATAATAATGCCTCAAAAGTGTCTTCTATTATCACACTCCTCTCAGAAGGCGAGTATGATATTTTAGATACTATAAGAGAATTAATTAATATTCTTAAAAAATCTTTGGAAGATAAATATCTGGAAATAGAAAATAGAAGCTATATACTTCCTAACTCTGTTTCCGATATAAGTATTATATGGGCTATAGATGAATTAGATTATTTAGTTAATAGTTTATTAAATACTAATAGTCAGCCAAAAATGATACTTTATAAGGCTTTAAGCAACATTTATATATGGCTAAATAATTATTAA
- a CDS encoding viral A-type inclusion protein, which produces MSLENNNNNNISKEDLEEMEKKNKRLFKKILLNSERLDNAEEGINNLQYHIEALNRNLDSINDIDLKIEILLEKANELIEENIQKNEILIQNANKKLEEQNSEFEKSINEKFKEKLEEQNIKNHDIIKNINEVINLKLEDNNIKNTKLNEELLKKTAELLEENTKKNEILIQNANKKLEEQGSELINNINDEIKEKLKEQNIKNEQFIKTLNEIMNTKLEEQDKRNDVKLEESNKKNKDINENIIKTTNEMLEKYDKSHEVLIDYTNKKLEEQVKKNDEFLKAINNSISLKFEEQDKKNKEFNDLINKNHNEIIKTTNEMLEKYDKSHEILIDYTNKKLEEQAKKNDEFLKTINNSVNTKLEEQDKKNKEFNELINKNHNEILARTNSMLEKYDKSHEAIIDYTNRKIEEQDIKNKEFLKTLNNAMNDKLQEQEKKNNEFNQLINKNYDEILSKANNMLEKYDKSHEVLIDYTNKKIEEQDIKNKEFFNTMNKSINEKLEEQDKKNKEFNDLMNKNHSEILSKTNNMLEKYDKNYETLMEYTNKKIEEQNNKNNELVKNINNAVNLKMEEQDRKNRDFSSSMETRMNDMLKKYDRNYETLIDYTNKKIEENSIKNSDYITTLNNAKSIINEFNSDKEKLREYTDRQIERQEQKNKEFRDDMARQYDNMFRTTDAMLIKQKEAELSSKNNANNFAIIMGSLAAVVIVVVIALQIL; this is translated from the coding sequence ATGTCATTAGAAAATAACAACAATAATAATATATCAAAAGAAGATTTAGAAGAAATGGAAAAAAAGAATAAAAGATTATTCAAAAAAATATTATTAAACTCTGAAAGATTAGATAATGCCGAAGAAGGAATAAATAATTTACAATATCATATAGAAGCCTTAAATAGAAATTTAGACTCTATAAATGACATAGACTTAAAAATAGAAATTCTATTAGAAAAGGCAAATGAACTAATAGAAGAAAATATTCAAAAAAATGAAATATTAATACAAAATGCAAATAAAAAGCTCGAAGAACAAAATAGCGAATTTGAAAAATCTATAAACGAAAAGTTTAAAGAAAAATTAGAAGAACAAAATATTAAAAATCATGACATCATAAAAAATATTAACGAAGTAATAAATCTAAAATTAGAAGATAACAACATAAAAAATACCAAATTAAATGAAGAGCTATTAAAGAAAACAGCAGAACTATTAGAAGAAAATACTAAGAAAAATGAAATACTAATACAAAATGCAAATAAAAAGCTCGAAGAACAAGGCAGCGAACTAATAAATAATATCAATGATGAAATAAAAGAAAAATTAAAAGAGCAAAATATTAAAAACGAACAATTCATAAAAACTCTTAATGAGATTATGAATACAAAATTAGAAGAACAAGACAAAAGAAATGATGTTAAGTTGGAAGAGAGCAATAAGAAAAATAAAGACATTAATGAAAACATCATAAAAACAACTAACGAGATGCTTGAGAAATATGACAAGAGTCATGAAGTATTGATTGACTATACTAATAAGAAATTAGAAGAACAGGTTAAAAAGAATGATGAATTTCTAAAAGCTATCAATAATTCTATAAGCTTAAAATTTGAAGAGCAAGACAAAAAAAATAAAGAATTTAATGATTTGATAAATAAAAATCATAACGAAATAATAAAAACAACAAATGAGATGCTTGAGAAATATGACAAAAGCCATGAAATATTAATTGATTATACTAATAAGAAATTGGAAGAACAAGCTAAAAAGAATGATGAGTTCCTAAAAACTATTAATAATTCTGTAAATACAAAACTTGAAGAACAGGACAAAAAAAATAAAGAGTTTAATGAGTTAATCAATAAAAATCATAATGAAATATTAGCAAGAACAAATAGCATGCTTGAAAAATATGACAAAAGTCATGAGGCTATTATAGATTATACAAATAGAAAAATAGAAGAACAAGACATTAAAAACAAAGAGTTCTTAAAAACTTTAAATAATGCAATGAATGATAAATTGCAAGAGCAAGAGAAGAAAAACAATGAGTTTAATCAGTTAATCAATAAAAATTATGATGAAATACTTTCTAAAGCAAATAATATGCTTGAGAAATATGATAAAAGCCATGAAGTATTGATTGATTATACTAATAAAAAAATAGAAGAACAAGACATTAAAAATAAAGAATTCTTTAATACAATGAATAAGTCAATAAATGAAAAATTAGAAGAACAAGACAAAAAAAATAAAGAGTTTAATGACTTGATGAATAAAAATCATAGTGAAATATTATCAAAAACAAATAACATGCTTGAGAAGTATGACAAAAACTATGAAACATTGATGGAGTATACAAATAAAAAGATTGAAGAACAAAATAATAAAAACAATGAGCTTGTAAAAAACATTAATAATGCTGTTAACTTAAAAATGGAAGAGCAGGATAGAAAAAACAGAGATTTCAGCAGCAGCATGGAAACAAGAATGAATGACATGCTCAAAAAATATGATAGAAATTATGAAACATTAATAGATTATACAAATAAAAAAATAGAAGAAAACAGCATAAAAAACAGCGATTATATTACAACTCTAAACAATGCTAAAAGTATTATAAATGAGTTTAACAGCGACAAAGAAAAATTAAGAGAATATACAGACAGACAAATAGAAAGACAAGAACAAAAAAATAAAGAGTTTAGAGATGATATGGCTAGACAATATGATAATATGTTTAGAACAACTGATGCTATGCTCATAAAACAAAAAGAAGCAGAATTATCATCAAAAAATAACGCAAATAACTTTGCTATAATTATGGGTTCTTTGGCTGCAGTAGTTATAGTAGTTGTTATAGCTTTACAGATACTATAA
- a CDS encoding ribonuclease HII, with amino-acid sequence MYLFDDKIDKLHYEKYYLDLGYKYICGIDEVGRGSLFGEVTACAIIMPLDDDIIEEANDSKKLTAKKREELYKIITQKALSYSLYSVPANIIDEINIYNATKLAMLKAVEGLKVKPDILLIDAMKIDTEIKQESIIKGDLKSYSIACASIVAKVSRDKAMSILSEKNKEYDKYKISKNKGYGTKEHIEAIKKYGASDLHRLSFEPIKSIKKEMKEENSFFI; translated from the coding sequence ATGTATCTTTTTGATGATAAAATTGATAAACTGCATTATGAGAAATATTATTTAGACTTGGGCTATAAATATATTTGCGGTATAGATGAAGTTGGACGCGGTTCGCTTTTTGGAGAGGTTACTGCTTGTGCTATTATAATGCCTTTAGATGATGATATAATAGAAGAAGCAAATGATTCCAAAAAACTTACCGCAAAAAAAAGAGAAGAGCTTTACAAAATTATCACTCAAAAAGCATTATCATATTCACTATATTCTGTGCCTGCAAATATTATAGACGAAATTAATATATATAATGCTACAAAATTAGCTATGCTTAAAGCAGTTGAAGGTTTAAAAGTAAAACCTGATATATTATTAATAGATGCCATGAAAATTGATACTGAAATAAAACAAGAGTCTATAATAAAAGGCGATTTAAAATCATATTCTATAGCTTGTGCCAGCATAGTTGCTAAAGTAAGCAGAGATAAAGCCATGAGCATATTATCAGAAAAAAATAAAGAATATGATAAATACAAAATATCAAAAAATAAAGGCTACGGCACAAAAGAGCATATTGAGGCTATAAAAAAATATGGTGCAAGCGATTTACATAGATTATCATTTGAACCTATAAAATCTATAAAAAAAGAAATGAAAGAAGAAAATAGTTTTTTTATATAA